From a single Streptomyces sp. NBC_00377 genomic region:
- a CDS encoding PP2C family protein-serine/threonine phosphatase, with protein MKKSVRLRHRHRPDEGQRQAVRLSPVLVAVLIAGLAFATPREIAFSRLLPAAPALAAAVWPVLPTILLGAFCFLAMIGISFVHSDLGTPYTAAAIAAVTFAAAYASHLRLQREETLFQVRLVADAAQTVLLRPLPQRMQSVEIESLYRAAQEQARIGGDFYEAADTPYGVRLLIGDVRGKGLSAVGAAAAVINCFRENAYDQPDLTGLIHRMQITMTRYSAAIPAEDQQEHFATAVITEIPYGTGHVKVLNCGHPPPVFVRSGEIHVLEPTRPSTPLNLAALLGDDYHVDTVAFVPGDQMLLYTDGVTETRDRSGTFFPLPDWMRGHRTASPRELLTQLHRDLLRYAGGRLDDDIAALAVRRRHMSAQKHQGPP; from the coding sequence GTGAAGAAGTCAGTACGGCTCCGGCACCGCCACCGTCCCGATGAGGGTCAGCGGCAGGCCGTACGGCTGTCACCGGTGCTGGTCGCCGTCCTCATCGCAGGCCTCGCGTTCGCCACCCCGAGAGAGATCGCCTTCAGCCGCCTGCTGCCCGCGGCCCCCGCTCTGGCGGCCGCGGTATGGCCCGTGCTCCCGACGATCCTGCTGGGGGCGTTCTGCTTTCTGGCCATGATCGGCATCAGCTTCGTCCACTCGGATCTGGGAACGCCGTACACGGCCGCCGCGATCGCTGCGGTCACCTTCGCGGCCGCGTATGCGAGCCATCTCCGGCTCCAGCGTGAGGAGACGCTCTTCCAGGTGAGGCTCGTCGCCGACGCGGCACAGACGGTACTGCTCCGTCCTCTGCCGCAACGAATGCAAAGCGTCGAGATCGAGTCGCTGTACCGGGCGGCCCAGGAGCAGGCCCGCATCGGAGGCGACTTCTACGAGGCCGCCGACACGCCGTACGGCGTCCGGCTGCTCATCGGCGACGTACGCGGCAAAGGTCTGTCGGCGGTGGGGGCGGCCGCGGCGGTGATCAACTGTTTCAGGGAGAACGCATACGACCAGCCCGACCTGACGGGCCTGATCCACCGCATGCAGATCACCATGACCCGCTACAGCGCGGCGATCCCCGCCGAAGACCAGCAGGAGCACTTCGCCACCGCTGTGATCACCGAGATCCCCTACGGCACCGGGCACGTCAAGGTCCTGAACTGCGGGCACCCACCCCCGGTGTTCGTACGGAGCGGCGAGATCCACGTCCTCGAGCCCACCCGCCCCTCCACACCGCTCAATCTCGCTGCGCTCCTCGGGGACGACTACCACGTCGACACCGTCGCCTTCGTCCCCGGAGATCAGATGCTGCTCTACACCGACGGTGTGACGGAGACCCGCGACCGTAGCGGCACGTTCTTCCCGCTGCCCGACTGGATGCGCGGGCACCGCACGGCTTCGCCCCGTGAGCTGCTGACCCAGCTTCACAGGGACCTGCTCCGCTACGCCGGCGGAAGACTCGATGACGACATCGCGGCCCTCGCCGTGCGCCGCCGCCACATGTCGGCTCAGAAGCACCAGGGTCCTCCCTGA
- a CDS encoding metalloregulator ArsR/SmtB family transcription factor: MDALLTALADPARWRLVSLLAERPRPVGVLAELAGARQPQTTKHLQTLERTGVVTSQRTGQRRIYALRPGPLRELAAVLGRLADTAEQAGGPGETYDRYGASLHAERLAAEEPGWADGRSFSFRRSLTGHPELVWRHLTEPSLLARWWTPHDLRVSELVFEAREGGRIVQEYRDVEDADASGLVAGRAEGVVDDVRPGERLAYRLSPLLPDGGLAFTAHVALDLRPTGTGTDLDVHWRITDSTVDSADFIAGIEIGFGQSLDKLEATLAADPHDTDSTDTRSTQ; this comes from the coding sequence ATGGACGCACTCCTTACCGCACTGGCCGACCCGGCCCGCTGGCGGCTCGTGAGCCTGCTCGCCGAGCGGCCCCGTCCGGTCGGTGTCCTCGCCGAGCTCGCCGGGGCTCGCCAGCCGCAGACGACCAAGCACCTGCAAACCCTTGAGCGCACCGGCGTCGTCACTTCCCAGCGCACCGGCCAGCGCCGCATCTACGCGCTGCGGCCCGGTCCCCTGCGGGAGCTTGCGGCTGTGCTCGGCCGGCTCGCCGACACCGCGGAGCAGGCCGGGGGCCCGGGCGAGACCTACGACCGCTACGGGGCCAGCCTCCACGCGGAGCGGCTCGCCGCGGAGGAGCCGGGGTGGGCCGACGGCCGTTCGTTCAGCTTCCGCCGGTCACTGACGGGGCACCCCGAGCTGGTGTGGCGCCACTTGACCGAACCTTCTCTGCTCGCCCGATGGTGGACGCCCCACGACCTCCGCGTATCTGAGCTCGTCTTCGAGGCGCGAGAAGGCGGGCGGATCGTCCAGGAGTACCGCGATGTCGAGGACGCCGACGCCTCCGGCCTGGTCGCTGGGCGCGCGGAGGGAGTCGTCGACGACGTCCGCCCTGGTGAGCGCCTCGCCTACCGGCTCTCCCCACTGCTTCCCGACGGCGGCCTCGCCTTCACCGCCCACGTCGCCCTCGACCTGCGGCCCACCGGGACCGGCACGGACCTCGACGTCCACTGGCGGATCACCGACAGCACCGTCGACTCCGCTGACTTCATCGCAGGCATCGAGATCGGCTTCGGCCAGAGCCTGGACAAGCTCGAAGCGACCCTCGCCGCGGACCCGCACGACACCGACAGCACCGACACAAGGAGCACGCAATGA
- a CDS encoding lamin tail domain-containing protein produces the protein MTASTTRRRRRGLVRFLVAGPLLTAGALTAVPAHAGPADDLRINEVVTTGDVNDSIELYNKGTATIDVSGWILKDDDNAHSYKIASGTTLGPGAYRAFDVHGKFGLGPDDDARLYTADGKTLVDHFSWSDHSAPSWSRCPDGTGTFRQAAVTLGAPNNCGAGGGGTTPVAWPGSSTATTADASNAFGEDLSGLFQEGGVMWGAQNSGELWRLVRDGSGGWKPDTTNGWGAGKKVHYPNGSGTPDDEGVTLTGSGSTAGVYLAAERDGDSSATSRLSVLRYDISGSGTALTAAQEWNLTSDLPPTGSNLGLEGIAWVPDNYLTTAGFKDASTGAAYTPGAYGSHTGGVFFLGVEGTGMIYGYVLQDSGAFTRVASMSSDMGGVMELQWEPQTSHLWVVCDDTCSGQHRTMQVNASGAFATTAVYNRPTVMPNYNNEGFSLAGVDECTAGSKPVYWADDSNDGGHALRKGAITC, from the coding sequence GTGACTGCTTCGACCACCCGCCGCCGGCGCAGGGGCCTTGTCCGATTCCTCGTCGCCGGACCGCTGCTGACCGCAGGCGCCCTGACCGCCGTCCCGGCCCATGCGGGGCCCGCCGACGACCTCCGCATCAACGAGGTGGTCACCACCGGCGACGTCAACGACTCGATCGAGCTGTACAACAAGGGAACTGCCACGATCGACGTCTCGGGCTGGATCCTGAAGGACGACGACAACGCACACAGCTACAAGATCGCCTCCGGGACCACCCTCGGCCCTGGGGCCTACCGGGCCTTCGACGTCCACGGCAAGTTCGGCCTGGGGCCCGACGACGACGCCCGTCTCTACACGGCGGACGGCAAGACCCTCGTCGACCACTTCTCCTGGAGCGACCACTCAGCCCCCTCCTGGTCGCGCTGCCCCGACGGCACCGGAACCTTCAGGCAGGCGGCCGTGACCCTCGGAGCCCCCAACAACTGCGGCGCCGGAGGTGGCGGCACGACCCCCGTGGCGTGGCCCGGCAGCAGCACGGCGACGACAGCCGACGCGTCCAACGCTTTCGGTGAGGACCTCAGCGGCCTCTTCCAGGAAGGCGGCGTGATGTGGGGCGCCCAGAACAGCGGCGAGTTGTGGCGGCTGGTCCGCGACGGCTCCGGCGGGTGGAAGCCCGACACCACGAACGGCTGGGGTGCCGGAAAGAAGGTGCACTACCCCAACGGCTCGGGCACCCCTGACGACGAGGGCGTCACCCTCACCGGTTCCGGTTCGACGGCCGGCGTGTACCTGGCCGCCGAACGCGACGGTGACAGCTCGGCCACCAGCCGACTGTCCGTACTGCGCTACGACATCTCAGGCAGCGGCACCGCCCTGACCGCGGCACAGGAGTGGAACCTCACCTCGGACCTGCCCCCGACAGGCTCCAACCTCGGGCTCGAAGGCATCGCCTGGGTACCCGACAACTACCTGACCACCGCCGGGTTCAAGGACGCCTCGACCGGCGCCGCCTACACCCCAGGCGCCTACGGCTCGCACACCGGCGGTGTGTTCTTCCTCGGCGTCGAAGGCACCGGCATGATCTACGGCTACGTTCTTCAGGACTCCGGCGCCTTCACCCGTGTCGCCTCCATGAGCAGCGACATGGGCGGCGTCATGGAACTGCAATGGGAACCGCAGACCTCACACCTGTGGGTCGTCTGCGACGACACGTGCAGCGGTCAACACCGCACCATGCAGGTCAACGCCTCGGGGGCCTTCGCCACCACCGCGGTCTACAACCGCCCCACCGTCATGCCCAACTACAACAACGAGGGCTTCTCCCTGGCCGGCGTCGATGAATGCACCGCCGGCTCCAAGCCGGTGTACTGGGCCGACGACTCCAACGACGGTGGCCATGCCCTCCGCAAGGGCGCCATCACCTGCTGA
- a CDS encoding ribosomal maturation YjgA family protein → MARISETHDSAADPIRTRLAAAGAAILTVGAGLGLRSAAAGSVAAKYGGDALYTLLLFTLVVLVAPRVTPLTAAAGTLTASWAVEFLQLSEVPAELAQRSTVARFVLGSTFNAPDLFWYVVGAASGWVIHTAMRSFSARRETGTGHG, encoded by the coding sequence GTGGCTCGCATCTCGGAAACCCATGACAGCGCCGCCGATCCGATACGCACGCGTCTGGCGGCAGCCGGTGCCGCGATCCTCACCGTCGGTGCGGGGCTGGGTCTCAGGTCCGCGGCGGCAGGGAGCGTGGCCGCCAAATACGGCGGGGACGCGCTGTACACCCTCCTGCTCTTCACCCTCGTCGTTCTGGTGGCGCCACGAGTCACGCCACTGACGGCGGCCGCCGGCACCTTGACCGCCAGTTGGGCGGTCGAGTTTCTACAGCTCAGCGAGGTGCCCGCTGAACTCGCGCAGCGCAGCACCGTTGCTCGGTTCGTGCTCGGTTCCACGTTCAACGCACCCGACCTGTTCTGGTACGTGGTCGGCGCCGCCTCGGGCTGGGTCATCCACACCGCGATGCGTTCCTTCTCCGCACGCCGTGAGACCGGAACCGGGCACGGTTGA
- a CDS encoding dihydrofolate reductase family protein, giving the protein MRSVTYSMGVSLDGYIVGPDGGFDWTAPDKEVFRFWIDEIREVGVHLLGRRLYETMLYWESADQDPSLDDAMLEWAALWKPLPKVVFSTTLSEVQGSARLASGSPAEEIERLRAEPGEGDIAIGGATLAAEAAASGLIDEYRAVVYPVLVGGGVPFFPRHERRVDLALVETRTFRSGVVYLRHRVTR; this is encoded by the coding sequence ATGCGCAGCGTGACCTATTCGATGGGCGTCTCGCTTGACGGCTACATCGTCGGGCCGGACGGCGGCTTCGACTGGACGGCGCCCGACAAAGAGGTCTTCCGCTTCTGGATCGACGAGATTCGAGAGGTCGGCGTCCACCTGTTGGGGCGGCGGCTGTACGAGACGATGCTGTACTGGGAGTCCGCCGACCAGGATCCGTCGCTCGACGACGCCATGCTCGAGTGGGCCGCGCTGTGGAAGCCGCTCCCGAAGGTGGTGTTCTCGACGACGCTCTCGGAGGTACAGGGCAGCGCCCGCCTGGCTTCCGGCAGCCCGGCGGAGGAGATCGAACGGTTGCGGGCCGAGCCGGGGGAAGGTGACATTGCGATCGGCGGCGCGACACTCGCCGCCGAGGCGGCCGCGTCGGGTCTGATCGACGAGTACCGGGCCGTTGTCTACCCGGTGCTGGTCGGCGGGGGCGTTCCGTTCTTTCCCCGGCACGAGCGCCGGGTGGACCTCGCGCTCGTCGAGACCCGCACCTTCCGCTCGGGAGTCGTCTACCTCCGCCACCGTGTGACGCGGTAG
- a CDS encoding dihydrofolate reductase family protein produces MTVSTGRRVTANLCLSLDGRYHGPGGPGDFGMFVPYVTSEVARGQLTRIWEGATTALLGRINAEGFLGYWPMVAEDENADPRDRGYAKWLVDTEKVVLSTTLTEAPWEHTRVVNAPAADVVAELKATGEGDILVNSCPSVIKPLLAADLLDRLYLMILPEIAGDGQRLFDDGLPASKWKLTHQETGELGEVAVVYDRVR; encoded by the coding sequence ATGACTGTCTCGACCGGACGCAGGGTGACCGCGAACCTGTGCCTCTCCCTCGACGGGCGTTACCACGGCCCTGGGGGGCCCGGCGACTTCGGCATGTTCGTGCCGTATGTGACCTCCGAGGTCGCGCGGGGCCAACTCACCCGCATCTGGGAGGGCGCGACGACGGCGCTGCTCGGCCGGATCAACGCCGAGGGATTCCTGGGCTACTGGCCGATGGTCGCCGAGGACGAGAACGCCGATCCGCGCGACCGCGGATACGCAAAGTGGCTGGTGGACACGGAAAAGGTGGTCCTCTCGACCACCCTGACCGAAGCTCCGTGGGAACACACCCGCGTGGTAAACGCCCCAGCCGCCGACGTCGTTGCCGAACTCAAGGCCACCGGCGAGGGCGACATCCTCGTCAACAGCTGCCCGAGTGTCATCAAGCCGCTCCTTGCGGCAGATCTGCTCGACCGGCTGTACCTCATGATCCTTCCCGAGATTGCCGGAGACGGGCAGCGACTGTTCGACGACGGCCTGCCGGCGTCGAAGTGGAAGCTCACCCACCAGGAGACCGGCGAGCTGGGCGAGGTCGCCGTGGTCTACGACCGAGTCCGCTGA
- a CDS encoding substrate-binding domain-containing protein yields the protein MTMRWRWPPPNWAGYRSAASSGTPTRGSRSWNFNDDIALAVLVAPRSLGLRAPDDLAVIGVDDIPGAATAQPPLTTVVRDIDVIAASSTRWTERKRPMSASRSRSRSVSGARPDRPGPLDRPAAGAVRGDGAAGSRPDQGGGAVTVVRIR from the coding sequence ATGACGATGCGCTGGCGTTGGCCTCCGCCGAACTGGGCCGGATACCGGTCGGCCGCGTCCTCGGGCACGCCCACGCGAGGCAGCAGGTCATGGAACTTCAACGACGACATCGCCCTGGCCGTGCTGGTCGCCCCGCGGTCCCTCGGACTGCGCGCCCCCGATGATCTCGCCGTGATCGGCGTCGACGACATCCCCGGCGCGGCGACGGCCCAGCCGCCGCTGACCACGGTCGTCCGCGACATCGACGTGATCGCCGCATCGTCGACGCGCTGGACGGAAAGGAAGCGACCGATGTCCGCATCGCGGAGCCGCTCCAGGTCCGTGTCCGGCGCTCGGCCTGACCGGCCGGGGCCCCTTGACCGGCCGGCGGCTGGTGCTGTGCGCGGGGACGGGGCGGCGGGTTCCCGGCCGGATCAGGGCGGTGGCGCGGTGACGGTCGTGCGCATCCGCTGA
- a CDS encoding arabinofuranosidase catalytic domain-containing protein yields the protein MTVRHLRGIRLRVVGAVLALLAGLLAGVLGTAGTAQAASSLPCDIYASAGTPCAAAHSTTRALYAAYNGPLYQVKRASDSATADIGVLSAGGYANAAAQDSFCSGTTCVITKIYDQSSNHNDLTIEGPGGNGGQDVGAIANALPVTVGGHAAYGVFVSAGVGYRDNSTTGIATGSSPEGAYMVTSGHHVNNRCCFDYGNAETSGNDTGNGHMDAINFGTECWFSCSGSGPWVEADLENGLFFGANGPYAGNTGISSEYVTAMEKNNGKTTYAIKGGNSRSGALSTFYNGALPNLGGYTPMHLEGAIVLGTGGDNSNGSDGSFFEGVMTSGYPTDAADNAVQANITSVAYTTPAAAFPVAGTAYRLTNPNSGKVLDAVNCGTANGTSVDLWSSLGNTCQQWKFAGAGNGHYTITNVNSGTVLDDKNCAQSNGTAVQLWASLGNNCQQWDVTRAGTHYTLSNVNTGMTLDVTNCATANGTVVRQWQQLDNTCQQWDIAP from the coding sequence GTGACAGTCAGACACCTGAGAGGGATCCGGCTGAGGGTGGTGGGCGCGGTGCTCGCACTGCTCGCCGGTCTCCTGGCCGGCGTCCTCGGTACCGCGGGCACGGCCCAGGCCGCCTCGTCCCTGCCGTGCGACATCTACGCCTCGGCGGGCACGCCCTGTGCCGCCGCCCACAGCACCACGCGAGCGCTCTACGCCGCCTACAACGGCCCGCTCTACCAGGTGAAGCGCGCATCGGACTCCGCCACCGCCGACATCGGCGTACTCAGCGCCGGCGGCTACGCCAACGCGGCGGCGCAGGACTCCTTCTGCTCGGGCACGACCTGTGTCATCACCAAGATCTACGACCAGAGCTCGAACCACAACGACCTGACCATCGAGGGGCCGGGCGGCAACGGCGGCCAGGACGTCGGCGCGATCGCCAACGCGTTGCCGGTCACGGTCGGCGGCCACGCCGCGTACGGCGTCTTCGTCTCCGCGGGCGTCGGCTACCGCGACAACAGCACCACGGGCATCGCCACCGGCAGCTCCCCCGAAGGTGCGTACATGGTGACCAGCGGCCACCACGTGAACAACCGCTGCTGCTTCGACTACGGCAACGCCGAGACGTCCGGCAACGACACCGGCAACGGCCACATGGACGCGATCAACTTCGGTACGGAGTGCTGGTTCTCCTGTTCCGGATCCGGCCCCTGGGTCGAGGCGGACCTGGAGAACGGGCTGTTCTTCGGAGCGAACGGCCCCTACGCGGGAAACACCGGCATCTCCAGCGAGTACGTCACCGCCATGGAGAAGAACAACGGCAAGACGACCTACGCGATCAAGGGCGGCAACTCCCGGTCGGGCGCTCTGAGCACCTTCTACAACGGAGCCCTTCCCAACCTCGGCGGATACACCCCGATGCACCTCGAAGGCGCCATCGTCCTCGGCACCGGCGGTGACAACAGCAACGGCTCGGACGGCTCCTTCTTCGAAGGCGTCATGACCTCCGGCTACCCGACCGACGCCGCCGACAACGCCGTACAGGCGAACATCACCTCCGTCGCGTACACCACCCCGGCCGCGGCCTTCCCCGTCGCCGGCACCGCCTATCGCCTGACCAACCCCAACTCCGGCAAGGTCCTGGATGCAGTCAACTGCGGGACCGCCAACGGGACTTCGGTCGACCTCTGGTCGTCGCTCGGCAACACCTGCCAGCAGTGGAAGTTCGCCGGCGCGGGCAACGGGCACTACACCATCACCAACGTCAACAGCGGCACGGTCCTGGACGACAAGAACTGCGCGCAGTCCAACGGAACGGCCGTCCAGCTGTGGGCCTCTCTCGGCAACAACTGCCAGCAGTGGGACGTCACCAGGGCCGGCACCCACTACACCCTCAGCAACGTCAACACCGGCATGACTCTGGACGTCACGAACTGCGCAACGGCCAACGGCACCGTCGTCCGCCAGTGGCAGCAGCTCGACAACACCTGTCAGCAGTGGGACATCGCCCCCTGA
- a CDS encoding M1 family metallopeptidase gives MSGRRLFVVLLVLFLLAFGAAVSDADAVTGQGVTEAAATPDRARYDVSLRSDADGGRWSGRQRITFRNASHRPLREVFLRLWGNGEDECGTPGAPSPVLVSNIGGGTRGPLLVRCTALRIDLPKPLAHGERTSIAFDVSITVPDRNARFGREGAYRFLGNALPVLAVHDAKGPHLDPYVALGESFYALTSDFRVRLDHPSALKVPATGHTRTLPGRPGRSVTVSVADRVRDFAWAAGPFRTATQTTPDGVRVKSYWAPDVPAVGVSLTRTDAVAAIDRFGREFGRYPYGEIDLVMTSQFGGGMEYPGLVLLGTTEEGSAVVHEVAHQWWYGIVGNDEYASPWLDESFAQYANARFYGWETRECWSDVYWPDDSTALTSSMAYWSQHRGEYHLVYTAGPCALADLERTLGADAMARLLKRYARDHWYGVSTTADFKKAAQAMTRDDLGPFWEAHRIR, from the coding sequence GTGTCCGGTCGTCGTCTGTTCGTGGTGCTCCTCGTGCTGTTCCTGCTGGCGTTCGGCGCCGCCGTGAGCGATGCCGACGCTGTGACCGGGCAGGGGGTGACCGAGGCTGCGGCGACGCCTGATCGCGCACGCTACGACGTCTCCTTGCGCTCCGACGCCGACGGCGGCCGCTGGAGCGGCCGACAGCGAATCACCTTCCGCAATGCCTCGCATCGGCCTCTGCGTGAGGTGTTCCTGCGGCTGTGGGGCAACGGCGAGGACGAGTGCGGCACGCCCGGCGCCCCCTCCCCCGTCCTCGTGTCGAACATCGGCGGTGGCACACGAGGGCCTCTCCTCGTGCGGTGCACGGCCCTGCGTATCGACCTGCCGAAGCCGCTGGCGCACGGCGAGCGGACATCCATCGCCTTCGACGTCTCCATCACCGTGCCCGACCGCAATGCCCGCTTCGGCCGCGAGGGCGCCTACCGCTTCCTCGGCAACGCGCTGCCGGTGCTCGCCGTGCACGACGCGAAGGGCCCGCACCTGGACCCCTACGTGGCGCTCGGCGAGAGCTTCTACGCCCTGACCAGCGACTTCCGGGTCCGACTCGACCATCCGTCAGCTCTGAAGGTGCCCGCCACCGGTCATACCCGCACCTTGCCCGGCCGTCCCGGCCGCTCCGTCACCGTCAGCGTCGCCGACCGGGTGCGGGACTTCGCGTGGGCCGCGGGTCCGTTCCGCACGGCGACGCAGACCACGCCCGACGGCGTGCGCGTGAAGTCGTACTGGGCGCCCGACGTCCCTGCCGTGGGCGTGAGCCTGACCCGCACGGACGCCGTCGCCGCGATCGACCGCTTCGGCCGGGAGTTCGGCCGCTATCCGTACGGCGAGATCGACCTCGTGATGACCAGCCAGTTCGGCGGCGGCATGGAGTACCCCGGTCTCGTCCTCCTCGGCACCACCGAGGAAGGCAGCGCCGTCGTCCACGAGGTGGCGCACCAGTGGTGGTACGGCATCGTCGGCAACGACGAGTACGCCTCTCCATGGCTGGACGAGAGCTTCGCGCAGTACGCCAACGCCCGCTTCTACGGCTGGGAGACCCGTGAGTGCTGGTCGGACGTCTACTGGCCCGACGACAGCACCGCGCTCACGTCCTCGATGGCCTACTGGTCGCAGCACCGCGGCGAGTACCACCTCGTCTACACGGCCGGACCCTGTGCTCTGGCGGACCTGGAGCGCACCCTCGGCGCCGACGCCATGGCACGACTGCTCAAGCGGTACGCCAGGGACCACTGGTACGGCGTCTCCACCACCGCCGACTTCAAGAAGGCCGCACAGGCCATGACGCGCGACGACCTCGGCCCCTTCTGGGAAGCCCATCGCATTCGCTGA
- a CDS encoding DUF429 domain-containing protein gives MRTVGIDLSADRSKTALSVVEWADGLATVEPPTLKCTDDELISELTGLRPGDQAGVDTPFGWPAEFVRAVGAHLAEAPWPGRGQDSERYRKDHLRYRLTDRIVREQIHPVSAPLPAPFDRIGAMVARWAHLEDELHRRGVRVDRAGHGPIAEVYPKASRHRWELLQGPRQMDALLAAAPWLRCDAPTARAYDASEHAFDALVCALTARAVARGLTARPAATEVDDARIEGWIHLPAPGSLTLLPHHEDLPPLRRSTHAG, from the coding sequence ATGCGCACGGTGGGGATCGATCTGTCGGCTGACCGTTCGAAGACGGCTCTGTCGGTGGTGGAGTGGGCGGACGGACTGGCGACAGTCGAGCCTCCCACGCTCAAGTGTACTGATGACGAGCTGATCAGCGAGCTCACAGGGCTGCGCCCCGGTGACCAGGCCGGCGTCGACACGCCGTTCGGATGGCCGGCCGAGTTCGTGCGCGCGGTGGGGGCGCATCTCGCCGAGGCCCCGTGGCCGGGCCGCGGCCAGGACAGCGAGCGCTACCGTAAGGACCACCTGCGGTACCGGTTGACGGACCGGATCGTGCGCGAACAGATCCACCCCGTCTCTGCCCCGCTTCCGGCTCCTTTCGACCGGATCGGCGCCATGGTCGCGCGGTGGGCTCATCTGGAGGACGAGCTCCACCGTCGCGGCGTTCGCGTCGACCGGGCGGGACATGGCCCGATCGCCGAGGTCTACCCGAAAGCGTCCCGGCACCGCTGGGAGCTTCTTCAAGGACCCCGGCAGATGGACGCCCTTCTCGCCGCCGCGCCCTGGCTGCGATGCGATGCGCCGACTGCCCGCGCGTACGACGCGAGCGAGCACGCCTTCGACGCGCTGGTGTGCGCGTTGACGGCGCGCGCGGTGGCACGCGGCCTGACCGCGCGCCCGGCGGCCACTGAGGTGGACGACGCCCGAATCGAGGGCTGGATCCACCTGCCGGCGCCGGGGTCCCTGACGCTGTTGCCGCACCACGAGGACCTGCCTCCCCTGCGGCGTTCGACGCACGCAGGATGA
- a CDS encoding PPOX class F420-dependent oxidoreductase, which produces MTEFSAAERAYLVTQRLGRLATVDPSAQPQANPVGFFLQEDGTILIGGFAMGRTKKWRNLRKNPKVALVVDDIVSLRPWTVRGVDIRGEAELLVGPHELGPHFSEEVIRVHPRRIHSWGLEG; this is translated from the coding sequence ATGACTGAATTCAGCGCGGCCGAACGCGCGTACCTGGTGACACAGCGGCTGGGGCGCCTGGCGACGGTCGACCCGTCGGCACAGCCGCAGGCCAATCCCGTGGGCTTCTTCCTCCAGGAGGACGGCACGATCCTGATCGGCGGGTTCGCGATGGGCCGGACGAAGAAGTGGCGCAACCTCCGCAAGAACCCGAAGGTCGCCCTCGTCGTGGACGACATCGTGAGTCTGCGGCCCTGGACGGTGCGCGGTGTGGACATCCGGGGAGAGGCCGAACTTCTCGTCGGCCCGCACGAGTTGGGCCCTCACTTCAGCGAGGAGGTGATCCGCGTACACCCGAGGCGGATCCACAGCTGGGGGCTCGAGGGTTAG
- a CDS encoding VOC family protein: MSYAHHHPQEPGLSATAVQLNHTAVYAADRHLSAEFIAAILGLEVGAPFGPFLPVDLGNGVTLDYYEKRHEPIQSQHYAFLVPDAQFDAMIARLEAVGVTYYADPGHTEPARINRLFGGRGAYFEDPDGHNMEIMTRPYLRP, encoded by the coding sequence ATGTCATACGCCCATCATCACCCGCAGGAACCCGGGCTGTCGGCGACCGCCGTGCAGTTGAACCACACCGCTGTCTACGCCGCCGACCGGCACCTGTCGGCCGAGTTCATCGCCGCGATTCTGGGGCTGGAGGTCGGTGCGCCGTTCGGGCCGTTCCTGCCTGTCGACCTCGGCAACGGCGTGACCCTCGACTACTACGAGAAGCGGCACGAGCCGATCCAGTCGCAGCACTACGCGTTCCTCGTACCCGACGCGCAGTTCGACGCCATGATCGCCCGTCTCGAGGCGGTCGGTGTCACGTACTACGCCGACCCCGGCCATACCGAACCCGCCCGGATCAACCGCTTGTTCGGCGGACGCGGCGCGTACTTCGAGGACCCGGACGGCCACAACATGGAGATCATGACCCGGCCCTACCTCCGCCCCTAG